GATACAATATAATTGAATATCCATTGGAAAGCTACCGCAATGGCCACAGCTTTACCACGAATGGTATTCGGGAAGATTTCAGAAATCAATACCCAGCAAATCGGTCCCCATGACATCATGAAGAATGCTGCGTATACAATTACGGAAAGTACCGGAACGATACCCTTAACTCCCATGCTGTCGCACATTGCCACTGCAAATGCACCTACCGCCATACCGATAGAACCGATAATCAGCAACGGCTTGCGTCCGAAACGGTCTACAGTAAAGATAGCTACAAGCGTAAATACAATGTTTACAATACCCATGATAACAGTTTGCATCATGCCACCGCCTTCAGCACCTGCACTTTCGAAAATACGCGGAGCATAGTATAATACTGCATTAATACCAATAGCCTGCTGGAATACGGAAAGCATGATACCGATAACAATAACTGCCACACCATAAGAGAACAACTTCTCCGTCTTTTCCTTGGAAGTAGCCTTGATTTCTGCCAGAATTTCTTTTGCTTTGTTTGCACCATTCACCTTCTCCAAGATAGAGTATGCCTTTTCGTCCTGATGTACCAGCACTAGATAACGCGGGGTCTTCGGTACGAAGAAAAGAAGGAAACCAAATAATGCAGCCGGGAATGCTTCCGAGCCGAACATATAACGCCAGCCGGTTTGTACACTCCACATATCCGAAGCGGCGTTCACTGACAATATACCTTCAGCACTCTTGTCGATAATAGGATTTGTGTGGTTGCCCATAATCAGGAAGTTGACGAAGTAAACCACCAACATACCGAAGATAATGGCAAACTGGTTACAAGATACCAGCGTTCCACGAATATTAGAGGGTGCAATTTCTGCGATGTACATCGGACATACGGCAGAGGCAAGACCTACACCGATACCGCCCAATACGCGATACAAATTGAATGCGATGAGCAATTCCATGTTTGGCTCACCGTAGTTGAAGAATAAAAATTCGGGATAGTAAGACCCCAATGCAGACAGGAAGAACAGCACGGATGCCAGTCTCAGCGAATTGCGTCGTCCCAAGCGGGAAGCGAAGAAACCGGAAAGAGCACCACCGATCACACAGCCGATAAGTGCGCTGGAAGAAGTGATACCGTGCATCACCTTGTCATATTGGAAATCTGTAGCCATCAGGAAGAAAGCTTCCAAGCCCTTCTCCGCACCCGAGATTACCGCCGTATCGTAACCGAACAGCAGGCCTCCCAAAATGGCAACGGTTGTAATAGAATATAGGTAGAGTTTACTACCATTGTTAGCATCATTCATGATAAAAAAGATTAGGTTGATAAATGAGTAAAAAGTGATAAAGAAATAAGTGGTAGGGTGATAAAGGTGATAGAGTGATATTACTTTACCACTTATCACTCTATCACCCTACCACCTTATTATATTAGCAATACATATTCACGATTGCTTCATACAATTCTTGCTTACCGCTGGTTTGCTTCGGTTCGCCGTTAGCTTTCGCATAAGCTACAACATCTTCCAAAGACAATTTGCCTTCTTCGAATTCCTTACCCTTGCCACCGTCGAATGATGCGTAACGGTCAGCCAACATTTTCTTATAAGGAGATTCTT
The nucleotide sequence above comes from Bacteroides intestinalis DSM 17393. Encoded proteins:
- the xylE gene encoding D-xylose transporter XylE, with product MNDANNGSKLYLYSITTVAILGGLLFGYDTAVISGAEKGLEAFFLMATDFQYDKVMHGITSSSALIGCVIGGALSGFFASRLGRRNSLRLASVLFFLSALGSYYPEFLFFNYGEPNMELLIAFNLYRVLGGIGVGLASAVCPMYIAEIAPSNIRGTLVSCNQFAIIFGMLVVYFVNFLIMGNHTNPIIDKSAEGILSVNAASDMWSVQTGWRYMFGSEAFPAALFGFLLFFVPKTPRYLVLVHQDEKAYSILEKVNGANKAKEILAEIKATSKEKTEKLFSYGVAVIVIGIMLSVFQQAIGINAVLYYAPRIFESAGAEGGGMMQTVIMGIVNIVFTLVAIFTVDRFGRKPLLIIGSIGMAVGAFAVAMCDSMGVKGIVPVLSVIVYAAFFMMSWGPICWVLISEIFPNTIRGKAVAIAVAFQWIFNYIVSSTFPALYDFSPMFAYSLYGIICVAAAFFVWRWVPETKGKTLEDMSKIWRKNK